The DNA segment GCacaaatgatttcctttcactcaaATCCCTGCAAGGATGGAATGTATCCTTTGGAAACggcaaaaagggatacattctgggaaTTGGAAGAATTGGGAAGTCTCTTTCtcactaattaattaaaaatgtgTACTACGTGAATGAGTTGAAACATAGCCTGTTAAGTGTCTCCCAAATCTGTGACAAGGGAAACAAGAGTGGTGATCTCACCTTTCTaagtgttgttgatgatgatgctgaactatggcacaAAAGGCTGGGTCATGCAAGTTTCACGTTGCTAAACAAGTTggtcaagaaggacctggttcatggTCTGTCCAAGTCAAGCTTTAAGGATCACAGGGTGTGTGATGTATGTGTAAAAGGAAAGCAAATCAGATCCTctttcaagcccaaaaaggaagttagcatctcaaggccacttgatctcctcaatatggatctatgtggacctatgagggtgccaaGGAGAGGAGGAAAGAGGTACATATTTTCGTCATTGTGGATGTTGTACATGGAACTCCAGCTGCTGAGGAATTCAAAtcagatcaaagacaagaaaatcacttgccttctcagcctttctctctCAAATAGAGCCCAAGAATATCAATgaagcattgaaagatgcagACTGGATTACATCTATGCAAGAAGAGctccatcaatttgagaggaacagTGTGTGGAACCTGGTTCCATGACCTGCTGACAGAATtgttataggaaccaggtgggtattcagaaacgAACTTAATGAATTTGGAAGCTCGTTTTTAAACTCGACAAGGTTTGTACGGGTTAAAGCAGGGTCCCCgtgcttggtatgaaaggttgtcaaaattCCTTCTAGAAAATGGATTcacaagaggaaaaattgacaacactctttttctgaagaaacgagggaggaacctgctcattgttcaggtgtatgttgatgatatcatcttTAGAGCAATAGTTGACTCTCTATGTGAAGAATTTgtaaaactcatgggaagtgagttagaaatgagtatgatgggggaacttaatttcttcttatatttacaaGTAAAGCAAACTCCCAAGGGGACAATGATAAGTCaacagaagtacatcaagaagctGCTGAAGAGATTTGACATGGAGACATCAAAAATCATTGACACTCCCATCACCACATCTACTCGTCTAGACATGGATGACCTGGTTCCCCTGTAAATCAGACCATGTATAGAGGTATCATAGGGTCACTTTTGTAGCAGACCAAATATTGTTTTTAGTGTGGGTCTTTGTGCCGGgtttcaatccaatccaaaggaatctcatctgaaagcTGCCAAGAGAATCCTAAGATATCTCAAAGGGATGCatgacctggttctctactatccctcagGAGATAACTTTGACTTAATAGGATATACTGATGTTGACTATGCTGGGTATCTGGTGGGTAGGAAAATCACTTCTGGCATGGCACATTTTCTGGGTTCGTGTCCAATCTCATGGGGCACAAGAAAACAAAACTTAGTGGCCCTTTCAACTACTGAAGCTGACACCAGTGCTCTCAACATTGTAAAACATCTAACTCAACACAAGAGAACAAAGCATATTGATGTGCGACATCACTTTCTCAGAGGAAATGTTGAGAAAAGGCACATATGCATGAAGTTCTGTAGCACAGAAGATgaaattgcagatatcttcacaaaGCACTGAGCAGAGAGCATTTTGGAAAGAATCGCTTGGCACTAGGGTTGATGAAATCAAGCTGaggacctggtccctcgatgattggctacAGAAGAAATGTACAGGTAAAAtagctaaaaagtattttctggcaaagtctaactcatctctataccgttacaggtagacACGCATGACGATTACAGAGCAAACAAGTAGCTAATGCATTGCACATTGGTCAAAGGATGAGGCTTACATTTGCAAAATCtgtcagggaacctggttcccttgACACAGGTTAGTAGTTCCTCTGTACTCTCATGCACAATTTTTAAATGGCTGAAATGGTGCCACGTCATTAAAGTGTCAGTTTCTCTCTTTCCCGCTTTTTGAACCTAAACGTCTCACCTGAAGCGACCCGACTACCCAAAATTGATACTCATTCCTAACCGGTCCCTAATCCCTATTAAATAACTCCTCTCAAAGTCACTCTTATAACTGTTCAcatcaaaaaatccaaaattcctcTTTTCATTCTTCTAACCAAACACTCTCCTCTTCCAACATGTCTGATAATCAAGAAACCCAGAATACTCCAAGCATCGTCCCCATTGTGTCTTCATCTATTGAAGCACCAATGTTAGAGCCCACACTCCCCACTCCGACTAGTCCAAACCCTAACCCAGAGTCACAACCACCCTCTGCTTCCTCTCCAACCCACTCTAGTACAGGTTCTCTTCGGAGTCGTAAAATTTTGACTCCCAAGAAATTTGTGATTGCGACCTCTCCTTCTGCCTCGCTGGAAAAAAAATGGTCGAAGAAGTTACAGTGAAGGAAGTAGAAAATCAAGAAGTTTCTAGCCAACCAGTGGAGAAAGATCTGAGAAAGGGCAGGGTGTGATTCATACCAGTGATGAATCAACAATGACAGCCCTATGCCTTGTTTTTACAGGTAATGCTCCTCGTATGCCTTCTGAAGTTAGTTTGGAGTTACAAGAACATGGAGCTAAAGAAAATATGATGTCAATAGCTGCTGAGGG comes from the Nicotiana tabacum cultivar K326 chromosome 14, ASM71507v2, whole genome shotgun sequence genome and includes:
- the LOC142169094 gene encoding secreted RxLR effector protein 161-like, encoding MISQQKYIKKLLKRFDMETSKIIDTPITTSTRLDMDDLVPLVGLCAGFQSNPKESHLKAAKRILRYLKGMHDLVLYYPSGDNFDLIGYTDVDYAGYLVGRKITSGMAHFLGSCPISWGTRKQNLVALSTTEADTSALNIVKHLTQHKRTKHIDVRHHFLRGNVEKRHICMKFCSTEDEIADIFTKH